From the Dermochelys coriacea isolate rDerCor1 chromosome 26, rDerCor1.pri.v4, whole genome shotgun sequence genome, one window contains:
- the YKT6 gene encoding synaptobrevin homolog YKT6 isoform X2, whose product MRSARTPRGTDSPPTLPAAPLCFRVSAGRRRFLPPPTAGAVAGAAGGRRDPPGGRWGGTRMKLYSLSVLYKGDPKVHLLKAAFDLSSFSFFQKTSVQEFMTFTSQLIVERSVVCSRASVKEQEYLCHVYVRSDRLAGVVIADNEYPPRVCFTLLEKVLDEFSTQVSRTDWPSGSPSTINYAGLDSYLSKYQNPREADAMMKVQAELDETKIILHNTMESLLERGEKLDDLVAKSEVLGLHSKHFYKTARKQNSCCEIM is encoded by the exons ATGCGCAGTGCGAGAACGCCCCGTGGCACTGACTCCCCGCCGACACTTCCGGCCGCTCCATTGTGCTTCCGGGTCAGCGCGGGGCGGCGGCGGTTCCTTCCTCCGCCCACTGCCGGGGCCGTCGCAGGAGCCGCAGGAGGGAGGCGGGACCCGCCCG GCGGCCGCTGGGGAGGCACCAGGATGAAGCTTTACAGCCTAAGTGTCCTTTACAAAGGCGACCCCAAAGTGCACTTGCTGAAAGCTGCCTTCGACTTGTCCTCGTTCAGCTTCTTCCAGAAAACCAG TGTTCAGGAATTCATGACCTTCACGAGCCAGCTGATTGTAGAGCGCTCGGTGGTGTGCAGCCGAGCATCAGTGAAGGAGCAAG AATACCTCTGCCATGTGTACGTGCGGAGTGACCGACTGGCTGGAGTGGTGATCGCGGACAACGAGTATCCACCACGCGTGTGTTTCACCTTGCTGGAGAAG GTGCTGGATGAGTTCTCCACGCAGGTCAGTAGGACAGACTGGCCCTCAGGCTCTCCATCTACGATTAACTATGCAGGCTTGGACAGTTACCTTAGTAAATATCAG AATCCCCGGGAGGCAGATGCGATGATGAAAGTGCAGGCGGAGCTGGACGAGACCAAAATCATTCTG CACAACACTATGGAGTCTCTGCTGGAGCGCGGGGAGAAGCTGGATGACTTGGTGGCCAAGTCGGAGGTGCTTGGGCTGCATTCCAAACACTTCTACAAAACT
- the YKT6 gene encoding synaptobrevin homolog YKT6 isoform X1 encodes MKLYSLSVLYKGDPKVHLLKAAFDLSSFSFFQKTSVQEFMTFTSQLIVERSVVCSRASVKEQEYLCHVYVRSDRLAGVVIADNEYPPRVCFTLLEKVLDEFSTQVSRTDWPSGSPSTINYAGLDSYLSKYQNPREADAMMKVQAELDETKIILHNTMESLLERGEKLDDLVAKSEVLGLHSKHFYKTARKQNSCCEIM; translated from the exons ATGAAGCTTTACAGCCTAAGTGTCCTTTACAAAGGCGACCCCAAAGTGCACTTGCTGAAAGCTGCCTTCGACTTGTCCTCGTTCAGCTTCTTCCAGAAAACCAG TGTTCAGGAATTCATGACCTTCACGAGCCAGCTGATTGTAGAGCGCTCGGTGGTGTGCAGCCGAGCATCAGTGAAGGAGCAAG AATACCTCTGCCATGTGTACGTGCGGAGTGACCGACTGGCTGGAGTGGTGATCGCGGACAACGAGTATCCACCACGCGTGTGTTTCACCTTGCTGGAGAAG GTGCTGGATGAGTTCTCCACGCAGGTCAGTAGGACAGACTGGCCCTCAGGCTCTCCATCTACGATTAACTATGCAGGCTTGGACAGTTACCTTAGTAAATATCAG AATCCCCGGGAGGCAGATGCGATGATGAAAGTGCAGGCGGAGCTGGACGAGACCAAAATCATTCTG CACAACACTATGGAGTCTCTGCTGGAGCGCGGGGAGAAGCTGGATGACTTGGTGGCCAAGTCGGAGGTGCTTGGGCTGCATTCCAAACACTTCTACAAAACT